The proteins below come from a single Campylobacter sp. CCUG 57310 genomic window:
- a CDS encoding glycosyltransferase, with protein sequence MRVLFVISTMQAGGAERVMAILSGYFANFHDVTLLKFDSKPSFYDIDKRVKLIDLPYPMLKKGFFTNFVRRIKKFFYQRKLIREGNFDVVISFMDSTNINVILSNIFINKPLFISEHSSSSFLKPKLWVWLRRLLYPYATGLTVLTKSDFDYYKFVKNKTVMYNPMFEASKKGLSKENIILFVGRLVALKGCDVFLKSISLIDKEILKDYRIVIAGSGDEKQRLDLIAHDLHIDVEFVGQTEDIASLYERSKIIVSSSKTEGLPNVLIESIFFDCARIATATTGASELIEDGVDGFLVPIDDTKALSEKIEILVNDDALREKFVKNANLKADSFKIEQIYKKWMEFIGDSVKI encoded by the coding sequence ATGAGAGTTTTGTTTGTGATATCGACTATGCAAGCGGGCGGTGCCGAGCGGGTTATGGCGATATTGTCCGGATATTTTGCAAATTTTCATGATGTTACCTTGCTTAAATTTGACTCAAAACCTTCTTTTTACGATATCGACAAGCGAGTTAAGCTTATAGATCTTCCTTATCCTATGCTTAAGAAGGGATTTTTTACCAATTTTGTTAGGCGGATTAAGAAGTTTTTTTACCAAAGAAAACTCATTAGAGAGGGAAATTTCGATGTCGTGATATCTTTTATGGATAGCACGAATATAAATGTAATACTATCAAATATCTTTATAAACAAGCCGCTTTTTATAAGCGAGCATTCAAGTTCAAGCTTTCTTAAACCTAAGCTTTGGGTGTGGTTAAGACGCCTTCTTTATCCTTATGCGACAGGTCTTACGGTGCTTACCAAGAGTGATTTTGACTACTATAAATTCGTAAAAAATAAAACAGTTATGTATAACCCTATGTTTGAAGCCAGTAAAAAGGGTTTGTCTAAAGAAAATATAATACTTTTTGTAGGTAGATTGGTGGCTCTTAAGGGCTGTGACGTCTTTTTAAAATCAATTAGTTTAATAGATAAAGAAATTTTAAAGGATTACCGAATCGTTATAGCCGGATCGGGCGATGAAAAACAGCGCCTTGATCTTATAGCTCACGATCTGCATATAGATGTCGAATTTGTCGGTCAAACCGAAGATATAGCTTCGCTTTACGAGCGTTCTAAGATCATTGTTTCAAGCTCTAAAACGGAAGGGCTTCCTAATGTTTTGATAGAAAGTATATTTTTTGACTGCGCTAGAATTGCAACCGCGACAACTGGAGCCAGTGAGCTTATAGAAGATGGCGTGGATGGCTTTTTGGTTCCGATTGATGACACTAAAGCGCTTAGCGAAAAGATAGAAATTCTTGTAAATGACGATGCGTTAAGAGAAAAATTCGTAAAAAACGCAAACCTTAAAGCCGATAGTTTTAAGATAGAGCAAATTTACAAAAAATGGATGGAATTTATAGGCGACTCCGTTAAAATATAA
- a CDS encoding glycosyltransferase family 2 protein, with product MNKNLKVSIIIPTYNRKNLFELALKSALAQDYENKEIVITDDNSNDGTSELAKEYEAKFECVKYFTNQTYERGPNGNKNNGFDKSSGDAFVILDDDDLLLEGAISKMVNVLNLGYHSVWANCYYEISGEKTEKFSGFGLEKSQEINKQDYYDGKIRGEFLVMFRREAIGDRRFEKGLYGSENTLWIYLFDFPAYYLHEAVRIYRFQRDDSVTTNALKRPLSIMKGYALMADLLIKKAPQTDPNRIAILYKTAAYYAKMGGEYKKMYQFIFKSLRAKPTKEALVMLALSPFPRSLIISLSKFRLWLKGSA from the coding sequence ATGAACAAAAATTTAAAAGTTAGCATAATCATACCCACCTATAATCGTAAAAATTTATTTGAGTTAGCTCTAAAAAGCGCTTTGGCGCAAGACTATGAAAATAAAGAGATAGTGATTACCGATGATAACTCAAATGACGGCACAAGCGAGCTTGCTAAAGAATATGAGGCTAAATTCGAGTGCGTAAAATACTTCACAAATCAAACTTACGAGCGCGGACCAAACGGCAATAAAAACAACGGCTTTGACAAATCAAGCGGCGATGCTTTCGTGATACTTGATGATGATGATTTGTTGCTTGAAGGTGCGATATCCAAGATGGTAAACGTGCTAAATTTAGGTTATCATAGCGTTTGGGCGAATTGCTATTATGAGATTAGCGGCGAAAAAACAGAGAAATTTTCAGGCTTTGGGCTTGAAAAAAGCCAAGAGATAAATAAACAAGACTATTATGACGGCAAGATAAGAGGCGAATTTTTAGTTATGTTTAGACGCGAAGCCATCGGCGATAGACGCTTTGAAAAGGGTCTATACGGTAGTGAAAATACGCTTTGGATATATCTTTTTGATTTTCCTGCGTATTATCTTCATGAAGCCGTTAGAATTTATAGGTTTCAAAGAGATGATAGCGTTACGACAAACGCACTTAAGCGACCGCTTAGTATTATGAAAGGCTACGCTCTTATGGCTGATTTGCTTATAAAAAAAGCCCCTCAAACAGATCCTAATCGCATAGCTATCTTGTATAAAACTGCTGCTTACTATGCAAAGATGGGCGGTGAGTATAAAAAAATGTATCAATTTATATTTAAAAGTCTTCGCGCAAAACCGACCAAAGAAGCGCTTGTGATGCTTGCTTTAAGCCCATTTCCTCGCTCTTTGATTATATCGCTTAGCAAATTTAGACTTTGGCTAAAAGGCTCTGCTTGA
- a CDS encoding glycosyltransferase encodes MKGARICLVIYINMLGGSIKVARAVYDALVDEGFEVSVLSVLKSDQEGFFDDVEMTNLNLETSGFLRNSFLEFKKFFAKNQFDLIVSFAGFGAYPLAFAKANSKLIISEHGNHTNHKNLLSKTLVNLAYKKADFITFLTKFDYDFYALKHSAIIKNPFFMASDGDKKITKENIILFPSNLSSNKRLEFLINAFALIPLSRRSCYKIVVCGAGNIQKYQNLADEKSVSIEFAGAVKDIENFYQRAKIVALTSLSEGLSNILIEAIIFDCARISVDCICGPSELIKDGFDGFLCELNDETEFAKKLEILINDEKKAQEFIINARARKDEFKLENFRRSWFKIVNDVLKQ; translated from the coding sequence TTGAAAGGCGCTAGAATTTGTTTGGTGATTTATATAAATATGCTTGGAGGTAGCATAAAAGTAGCGCGTGCGGTCTATGACGCACTTGTTGATGAAGGTTTTGAAGTAAGCGTATTAAGCGTGCTTAAAAGTGATCAAGAGGGGTTTTTTGATGATGTTGAAATGACAAATTTAAACCTCGAAACAAGCGGTTTTTTGCGCAATTCGTTTTTAGAGTTTAAGAAATTTTTTGCAAAAAATCAATTCGATCTAATTGTCAGCTTTGCGGGCTTTGGAGCCTATCCTTTGGCGTTTGCCAAAGCAAATTCAAAACTCATCATTTCAGAGCATGGAAATCATACCAATCACAAAAATTTACTAAGCAAAACCCTTGTAAACTTAGCTTATAAAAAGGCTGATTTTATAACGTTTCTAACGAAATTCGATTATGATTTTTACGCTCTTAAACACTCAGCCATCATCAAAAATCCGTTTTTTATGGCAAGCGACGGGGACAAAAAGATAACAAAAGAAAATATCATCCTCTTTCCTTCAAATTTAAGTTCAAACAAGCGCCTTGAATTTCTTATAAACGCGTTTGCTTTAATACCGCTTAGCAGGCGAAGCTGCTATAAAATAGTAGTTTGCGGAGCAGGAAATATACAAAAATATCAAAATTTAGCCGATGAAAAAAGCGTTAGCATAGAGTTTGCAGGTGCGGTTAAGGATATAGAAAATTTCTACCAAAGAGCCAAGATAGTGGCCCTTACAAGCCTTAGCGAAGGGCTTTCAAATATCTTAATAGAGGCTATAATTTTTGATTGTGCGAGAATTTCGGTTGATTGTATATGTGGTCCAAGCGAGCTTATTAAAGACGGGTTTGACGGATTTTTATGCGAGTTAAACGACGAGACGGAATTTGCCAAAAAGCTTGAAATTTTGATAAATGACGAGAAGAAAGCGCAAGAATTTATCATAAACGCAAGAGCTAGAAAGGACGAATTCAAGCTTGAAAATTTTCGCCGAAGTTGGTTTAAAATCGTTAATGACGTGTTAAAACAATGA
- a CDS encoding glycosyltransferase, with product MKKLAIFLYSMGSGGAERVVSNLLPELVKNYEIHLILMSEVIAYDIPSEVKIHFIERSDPYEGGILKLFRLFFALPQLAFKYKKLCENLRIDTHFVLMNRPCYIALMARVLGLKGRMVISERSSPSVIYSSGISGFANKILLKALYNKADLILANAQGNAQDLIENFGCDAKKTKVLYNALDLDLIKNLANEPFDSDFKPFFLNIGRLDSGKNQAMLIRIIANLNDERATLGILGKGNLKTELESLINELDVQDRVKLLGVSKNPFKFIKNSQCFLCASRFEGFSNVLLEALACEKFIVSTDHKSGARELLGDDEFGVLVGVDDEKAMQEAMKKALDDENLRKTYEKKAYNRIKNFDKTAIAKQLIEHLEGIDGQ from the coding sequence ATGAAAAAGCTTGCGATTTTTCTTTATTCGATGGGCTCAGGAGGGGCCGAGCGAGTTGTCTCAAATTTATTGCCCGAGCTTGTAAAGAACTATGAAATTCATCTAATCTTAATGAGTGAAGTTATAGCCTATGATATACCAAGTGAAGTAAAAATCCACTTCATAGAGCGCTCAGATCCTTATGAGGGTGGAATTTTAAAGCTTTTTAGGCTATTTTTCGCTTTGCCGCAGCTAGCCTTTAAATACAAAAAACTTTGCGAAAATTTAAGGATAGATACTCACTTCGTGCTGATGAACCGCCCCTGTTATATCGCCTTGATGGCTAGAGTTTTGGGGCTTAAAGGCAGGATGGTTATAAGCGAGCGAAGCTCTCCTTCGGTTATTTATAGTAGCGGAATTAGCGGATTTGCCAATAAAATTTTGCTAAAAGCGCTTTACAACAAAGCCGATTTAATACTTGCAAATGCACAGGGAAATGCGCAAGATCTTATAGAGAATTTTGGCTGCGATGCAAAAAAGACAAAGGTGCTATACAATGCACTTGATTTAGACCTTATTAAAAATCTTGCAAATGAGCCTTTTGATAGCGATTTTAAGCCGTTTTTCTTAAATATCGGCAGGCTTGATAGCGGTAAAAACCAAGCTATGCTAATAAGAATAATTGCAAATTTAAACGACGAACGAGCGACACTTGGAATTTTAGGCAAAGGAAATTTAAAAACCGAGCTTGAAAGCCTTATAAACGAGCTTGACGTGCAAGATCGCGTAAAACTTCTTGGAGTAAGCAAAAATCCGTTTAAATTTATCAAAAATTCGCAATGTTTCCTCTGTGCTTCACGTTTTGAAGGATTTTCAAACGTGCTTCTTGAGGCTTTGGCATGCGAGAAATTTATCGTCTCAACCGATCATAAAAGTGGCGCTAGGGAGCTTTTGGGCGATGATGAATTTGGTGTTTTAGTAGGTGTGGATGATGAAAAAGCCATGCAAGAAGCGATGAAAAAAGCTTTAGATGATGAAAATTTGAGAAAAACTTATGAAAAAAAAGCGTATAATCGCATTAAAAATTTTGACAAGACTGCTATAGCTAAGCAGCTTATAGAGCACTTAGAGGGTATTGATGGGCAATAA
- a CDS encoding STT3 domain-containing protein: MGNKFIDGFKNIQFSKQTFFLIAVAFAFSVFCRMYWVYWASAYEPFFWNDQLMISTNDGYAFAEGARDMMAGFHQPNDLSYYGRSLSSLTYVLASFLPFKFETIILYMSVFFSSLIVVPVILIAREYGMLKVGFVAALLASIANSYYNRTMAGYYDTDMLVIVLAVFVLWSMVRLVESKQRSNLIYIPVFILIYNWWYPSSFSLNSAMIGLFLIYTLIFDRTNKLNYEALIFMIIALTNIDYVPKFSIIIALYAAIYFRPEIWNKKTIAILAACAVALFAACGGLKPIIFQLKFYIFRDVAESTGLTFHYYNVNQTIRESSIVPFDTFAQRISGHVITFIVAFIGTVLMAFKFRSFLLAAPMLLLGFLAVKGGLRFTVYAVPIMALGFGYILNLSINSLKDGKHFKKFCIAALAVFIATLCLYFDRFYGALNESLPVFGQNLALVMPASEVKIGSYLIFAFVFAFACGISYLIINSVKSNRILSRLALISITLVALAPCVWHIYGYKVSTVFVQKEVESVSKLGQIAGREDYTLAWWDYGYPIRYYADTKTLIDGGKHLGRDNFAVSFALGEPQRASANMARLEVEYTERKFSEKFGSNLAQMMKEYNFTDVNLFLNSLNDEEFKLPNKTRDIYYYLPDAMIHIFPVALQFSRLDLSSGKKYEDLLFHIGRPYSLSKDRIDIGNGFSISNDATILSFAGEKIPMNTYYETSYNEKEELVVKKFERDKDGKIYVVYMKDYGRFLVLDKQSLDSTYVQLFVFENYDKELFEPVLLNGAVKIYKLLK, encoded by the coding sequence ATGGGCAATAAATTTATAGACGGTTTTAAAAATATTCAGTTTTCAAAGCAGACGTTTTTCCTGATCGCGGTTGCATTTGCTTTTAGCGTATTTTGCAGGATGTATTGGGTGTATTGGGCAAGTGCCTATGAGCCGTTTTTTTGGAACGATCAGCTTATGATAAGCACTAACGACGGCTATGCTTTTGCCGAAGGTGCAAGGGATATGATGGCCGGATTTCATCAGCCTAATGACCTTAGCTACTACGGACGTTCGCTATCATCGCTTACTTATGTGCTGGCTAGCTTTTTGCCGTTTAAATTTGAGACCATAATCCTTTATATGAGTGTGTTTTTTAGCTCACTTATCGTCGTGCCGGTGATCTTGATAGCGCGCGAATACGGAATGCTAAAGGTCGGCTTTGTAGCCGCACTTCTTGCAAGTATCGCAAACAGCTACTACAACCGAACTATGGCGGGGTATTATGATACGGATATGCTTGTTATCGTGCTTGCCGTGTTTGTGCTTTGGTCGATGGTGCGTCTGGTTGAGAGTAAGCAGCGATCAAACCTCATATATATCCCTGTTTTTATTTTGATTTACAACTGGTGGTATCCTAGCTCTTTTTCGTTAAATTCGGCGATGATAGGTCTGTTTTTGATCTATACTTTGATATTTGATCGGACAAATAAGCTAAATTACGAAGCGCTTATTTTTATGATTATAGCACTTACAAATATCGATTACGTGCCTAAATTTAGCATTATTATCGCGCTTTATGCGGCGATTTATTTTAGGCCTGAAATTTGGAATAAAAAGACAATCGCTATCCTAGCGGCTTGTGCGGTTGCCCTATTTGCAGCTTGCGGCGGACTTAAGCCTATCATTTTTCAGCTTAAATTTTATATCTTTAGAGATGTGGCCGAAAGCACGGGGCTTACATTTCATTACTACAACGTAAATCAAACCATAAGAGAGTCAAGTATCGTGCCTTTTGACACGTTTGCGCAGCGTATCAGCGGGCATGTGATTACATTTATCGTAGCTTTTATCGGTACCGTGCTTATGGCTTTTAAATTCCGTTCTTTTTTGCTTGCTGCGCCTATGCTTTTGCTGGGATTTTTAGCGGTTAAAGGAGGTCTTAGATTTACCGTTTATGCCGTTCCTATTATGGCGCTTGGATTTGGGTATATCTTAAATTTGAGCATAAATTCTTTAAAAGACGGCAAGCATTTTAAGAAATTTTGTATCGCCGCTTTGGCTGTTTTTATTGCTACTTTGTGCCTTTATTTTGATAGATTTTACGGCGCTCTTAATGAAAGTTTGCCGGTATTTGGGCAAAATTTAGCCCTTGTTATGCCTGCAAGCGAAGTTAAGATCGGCTCTTATCTTATCTTTGCGTTTGTTTTTGCGTTTGCTTGCGGCATTAGTTACCTAATCATAAACTCCGTAAAATCAAATAGAATTTTAAGCAGGCTTGCTTTAATCAGCATTACGCTGGTTGCGCTTGCGCCATGTGTTTGGCATATATACGGATACAAGGTCTCAACCGTTTTTGTTCAAAAAGAGGTTGAAAGCGTAAGCAAGCTGGGTCAAATCGCAGGCAGGGAGGATTATACGCTTGCTTGGTGGGACTATGGATATCCGATTCGTTATTATGCCGATACCAAGACGCTAATTGACGGCGGTAAGCACCTTGGCAGGGATAACTTCGCCGTTAGTTTCGCTCTTGGAGAGCCTCAGAGAGCTTCTGCAAATATGGCTCGTCTTGAGGTTGAGTACACGGAGCGAAAATTCAGTGAGAAATTCGGCTCAAATTTAGCTCAAATGATGAAAGAATATAATTTTACCGATGTGAATTTATTTTTAAACTCATTAAACGATGAGGAATTTAAGCTACCAAACAAGACGCGAGATATATATTATTATCTTCCCGATGCGATGATACATATATTTCCGGTGGCGCTTCAGTTTTCACGTCTTGATTTAAGTAGCGGCAAGAAGTATGAAGACTTGCTTTTTCATATAGGAAGACCTTATTCGCTGAGTAAAGACAGGATAGATATCGGTAACGGCTTTAGCATATCAAATGACGCTACTATTCTCAGCTTTGCAGGCGAAAAGATACCTATGAACACATACTATGAAACAAGCTATAACGAAAAAGAAGAGCTTGTAGTAAAGAAATTTGAGCGTGATAAAGACGGTAAAATTTATGTAGTTTATATGAAAGATTACGGACGATTTTTAGTGCTTGACAAGCAGAGTTTAGACTCGACCTACGTGCAGCTCTTTGTCTTTGAAAATTACGATAAAGAGTTGTTTGAGCCTGTGCTTTTAAACGGAGCGGTAAAAATTTATAAACTGTTAAAGTAG
- a CDS encoding glycosyltransferase family 4 protein, which yields MAKIGFLSHADMSIYFFRSPIMRALQNLGHEVFAICPKGEFSTRFESEFNCVYYELDRASLNPFVVFKNTEKLSEILRSLNLDLLQTSAHKSNVFGTFAAKKAGIKRVINLVEGLGSFYIDDDLKTRLVRKSIELLYKKALKLSDACIFVNEADPRYFLSQNLIDEDKVIKIKSVGVDTAKFDENLYEGIDFGGKKVVLMIARAMWHKGVREFYEAAEILKDRKDALFVFVGEGFDGNKSTANLEFLKGGSVKYLGARDDVARLLKSSYILALPSYKEGFPRTVLEAMSMGRAVVVSDVSGCNEAIIDGVNGLLCEVKNSSDLAKKIEILLDDESLTKRLGQSGRNMAVMEFDEKIIAKKYIEVYRKFIDV from the coding sequence ATGGCTAAAATAGGCTTTTTATCCCACGCCGATATGAGCATCTACTTCTTTCGCTCGCCTATCATGAGAGCTTTACAAAATTTAGGACATGAGGTTTTTGCGATCTGTCCTAAGGGCGAATTCTCAACTCGCTTTGAAAGCGAGTTTAACTGCGTTTATTACGAGCTTGATAGAGCTAGCCTAAACCCGTTTGTAGTATTTAAAAACACTGAAAAATTAAGTGAAATTCTTCGTTCTTTAAATTTAGACCTCCTTCAAACTTCAGCTCACAAATCAAACGTATTTGGAACGTTTGCAGCCAAAAAAGCGGGCATAAAGCGAGTGATAAATCTTGTCGAAGGACTTGGAAGCTTTTACATAGATGATGACCTAAAGACAAGACTTGTTAGAAAAAGTATCGAGTTGCTTTATAAAAAAGCTCTTAAATTAAGCGATGCTTGTATCTTCGTAAATGAAGCCGATCCTAGATATTTTTTAAGCCAAAATTTGATAGATGAAGATAAGGTTATAAAGATAAAAAGTGTGGGAGTCGATACGGCAAAATTTGATGAAAATTTGTATGAAGGCATTGATTTTGGCGGTAAAAAAGTGGTTTTAATGATAGCTAGAGCCATGTGGCATAAAGGCGTGCGTGAATTTTACGAAGCGGCTGAAATTTTAAAAGACAGAAAGGATGCTTTGTTCGTCTTTGTCGGAGAGGGCTTTGACGGCAACAAAAGCACTGCAAATTTAGAGTTCTTAAAGGGCGGAAGCGTAAAGTATCTTGGAGCAAGAGATGATGTGGCTAGGCTTCTAAAATCATCTTATATCTTAGCTCTTCCAAGCTATAAAGAGGGCTTTCCAAGAACGGTACTGGAGGCTATGAGTATGGGCAGGGCGGTTGTGGTAAGCGATGTTAGCGGGTGTAATGAGGCTATCATAGACGGAGTAAACGGACTTCTTTGTGAAGTTAAAAATTCCAGCGATCTAGCTAAAAAGATAGAAATTTTGCTTGATGACGAGAGTTTAACTAAAAGGCTTGGGCAAAGTGGCAGGAATATGGCTGTTATGGAATTTGACGAAAAGATAATAGCTAAAAAATACATTGAAGTTTATAGGAAATTTATAGATGTATAG
- the pglC gene encoding undecaprenyl phosphate N,N'-diacetylbacillosamine 1-phosphate transferase codes for MYRAFFKRFLDILGAVFLITLTFPIMLATGIFIYFKISKDVIFTQARPGLNAKIFKIYKFKTMSDERDESGELLSDEVRLNKFGKMIRSLSLDELPQLFNVLKGDMSFIGPRPLLIEYLPLYSAEQAKRHDVRPGITGLAQVNGRNAISWEQKFRYDVEYVRNLSLILDAKIALLTIKKVLKRSDINKHGEATTVKFDGTN; via the coding sequence ATGTATAGGGCGTTTTTTAAAAGATTTTTAGACATTTTGGGCGCTGTTTTTTTGATAACTTTAACATTTCCCATTATGCTTGCAACTGGAATTTTTATATATTTTAAGATTAGTAAAGATGTGATTTTTACTCAGGCTCGCCCGGGACTAAATGCTAAAATTTTTAAGATTTATAAGTTTAAAACGATGAGCGATGAAAGAGATGAGAGTGGAGAGCTTTTAAGTGATGAGGTTAGGCTTAATAAATTCGGCAAAATGATAAGAAGCCTTAGTCTAGACGAGCTTCCGCAGCTTTTTAATGTGCTAAAAGGCGATATGAGCTTTATCGGTCCGCGCCCGCTTCTTATAGAGTATCTGCCGCTTTACAGTGCCGAGCAAGCTAAAAGGCATGATGTGCGCCCCGGTATAACAGGACTTGCGCAGGTTAACGGTAGAAACGCCATAAGCTGGGAGCAAAAATTTAGATACGACGTAGAGTATGTGCGAAATTTAAGCCTTATTCTAGACGCTAAAATCGCACTTTTAACAATAAAAAAAGTGCTAAAACGAAGCGATATAAATAAGCACGGAGAGGCTACGACGGTGAAATTTGATGGAACCAACTGA
- a CDS encoding acetyltransferase: MEPTEIYIYGCGGHAAVIADIAIECGYEKVIFLDDAKFNGVNILKFSPELKKADIIIGVGDNKARKNLQNLVCKAGFNVVSLIHPSAVISTSAKICRGVVVMPNAVINARAVIKQGAIINSASVIEHDCVIGEFAHISPNAALAGGVEVGDLTHVGIGSCVIQGIKIGANSVIGAGSVVVRDITNNVLAYGNPARISKNLD; this comes from the coding sequence ATGGAACCAACTGAGATTTATATATACGGATGTGGCGGGCATGCCGCGGTTATCGCTGATATCGCGATAGAGTGCGGATATGAGAAGGTTATATTTCTTGATGATGCTAAATTTAACGGCGTAAATATACTTAAATTTAGCCCTGAGTTAAAAAAAGCCGACATCATCATAGGCGTAGGCGATAATAAAGCACGCAAAAATTTGCAAAATTTAGTCTGCAAAGCGGGATTTAACGTAGTTAGCCTCATTCATCCAAGTGCGGTTATAAGCACGAGTGCAAAAATTTGTCGCGGAGTAGTTGTCATGCCAAATGCCGTTATAAACGCACGCGCAGTGATCAAGCAAGGTGCTATCATAAATAGCGCTTCGGTCATCGAGCATGATTGCGTAATCGGCGAGTTTGCGCACATCAGCCCAAATGCCGCTCTTGCTGGAGGAGTTGAAGTAGGTGATCTTACGCATGTTGGCATAGGCTCTTGTGTGATTCAAGGCATTAAGATCGGTGCGAATTCCGTAATAGGCGCAGGAAGCGTTGTGGTAAGAGATATAACAAATAATGTTTTAGCTTATGGAAATCCCGCCAGAATTAGTAAAAACTTAGATTAA
- a CDS encoding aminotransferase class V-fold PLP-dependent enzyme, with protein sequence MKRVFLSPPHMSGNEQKYIDEVFKSNYIAPLGEFVDKFEASVKEYASVSSALALSSATAGLHLALRVLGVAQGDFVLASSFTFMASVSPILYQGATPVFIDSDESWNLSPELLKKAILNLPKKPKALVLTHLYGQAAKMDEICEICKNENIALIEDAAEALGGFYNDKALGSFGELGVYSFNGNKIITTSGGGMLVGDDEPVKKARFYSTQAREPFLHYEHEDYGYNYRLSNVLGAIGVAQMEVLEGRVLKKREIFARYQEALSELEFMPELENSRGNRWLTTALFKEKGTHLKVIEALGKEGIESRPLWKPMHMQPVFKGAIGFINSVSEDLFERGICLPSGTAMSEDEFERVVKIVRENL encoded by the coding sequence ATGAAGCGAGTTTTTTTAAGTCCGCCGCATATGAGCGGAAACGAGCAAAAGTATATAGATGAGGTTTTTAAGAGCAATTACATCGCTCCGCTTGGCGAATTTGTGGATAAATTTGAAGCAAGCGTCAAGGAGTATGCAAGCGTAAGTAGCGCGCTAGCTCTTAGCTCGGCAACTGCGGGGCTTCATCTGGCGCTTAGGGTGCTTGGTGTAGCTCAGGGCGATTTCGTGCTTGCTTCAAGCTTTACATTTATGGCTTCGGTTTCACCGATTTTATATCAGGGTGCGACACCCGTTTTTATAGATAGCGATGAGAGCTGGAATTTAAGTCCAGAGCTACTTAAAAAGGCGATTTTGAATTTGCCTAAAAAGCCAAAAGCCCTAGTTCTTACTCATCTTTACGGACAGGCTGCCAAGATGGATGAAATTTGTGAAATTTGTAAAAATGAGAATATCGCTTTGATCGAAGATGCCGCAGAGGCACTTGGAGGATTTTATAATGATAAAGCGCTTGGAAGTTTTGGCGAGCTTGGAGTTTATAGCTTTAACGGCAACAAGATCATAACAACTTCAGGCGGCGGTATGCTTGTAGGAGATGATGAGCCGGTTAAAAAGGCTAGGTTTTACTCGACTCAGGCTAGAGAGCCATTTTTGCATTACGAGCATGAGGATTACGGATATAACTACCGCTTAAGTAACGTTTTGGGCGCTATCGGTGTGGCTCAAATGGAGGTTTTAGAAGGCAGAGTGCTTAAAAAGCGAGAAATTTTCGCTCGCTATCAAGAGGCTTTAAGCGAGCTTGAGTTCATGCCCGAACTTGAAAATTCAAGAGGCAACAGATGGCTAACGACCGCTCTTTTTAAAGAAAAGGGCACTCATTTAAAAGTTATAGAAGCTCTTGGTAAAGAGGGTATAGAAAGCCGTCCGCTATGGAAGCCTATGCATATGCAGCCTGTATTTAAAGGAGCTATTGGCTTTATAAACTCAGTTAGCGAGGATCTGTTTGAAAGAGGAATTTGCCTGCCAAGCGGAACTGCTATGAGCGAAGATGAATTTGAGCGAGTGGTAAAGATAGTAAGGGAAAATTTATAA